A window from Pongo abelii isolate AG06213 chromosome 6, NHGRI_mPonAbe1-v2.0_pri, whole genome shotgun sequence encodes these proteins:
- the TMEM176B gene encoding transmembrane protein 176B isoform X1 yields MTQNTVIVNGVAMDSRPSQPTHINVHIHQESALTQLLKAGGSLKKFLFHPGDTVPSTARIGYEQLALGVTQILLGVLSCALGVCLSLGPWTVLRASGCAFWAGSVAIAAGAGAIVHEKYPGKLAGYVSSLLTLAGFATVMAAVVLCVNSFIWQTEPFLYIDTVCDRSDPVIPTTGYGWMWRSEEIQRQKEECRAYMQMLRKLFTAIRALFLAVCVLKVIVSLASLGVGLRNLCGQSSQPLNEEGSEKRLLGENSVPPSPSREQTSTAIVL; encoded by the exons ATGACCCAAAACACGGTGATTGTGAATGGAGTTGCTATGGACTCTAGGCCATCCCAGCCCACCCACATCAACGTCCACATCCACCAGGAGTCAGCTTTGACCCAACTGCTGAAAGCTGGAGGTTCTCTGAAGAAGTTTCTTTTTCACCCTGGGGACACTGTGCCTTCCACAGCCAGGATTGGTTATGAGCAGCTGGCTCTAGGG GTGACTCAGATATTGCTGGGGGTTTTGAGTTGTGCCCTTGGAGTGTGTCTCAGCTTGGGGCCCTGGACTGTGCTGCGTGCCTCAGGCTGTGCCTTCTGGGCGGGGTCTGTG GCGATCGCAGCAGGAGCTGGGGCCATTGTCCATGAGAAGTACCCGGGCAAACTTGCT GGATATGTATCCAGCCTGCTCACCCTGGCAGGCTTTGCTACAGTTATGGCTGCTGTTGTCCTCTGTGTGAATAGCTTCATCTGGCAAACTGAACCCTTTTTATACATCGACACTGTGTGTGATCGCTCAGACCCTGTCATCCCTACCACTGGGTACGGATGGATGTGGCGAAGTGAAGAGATCCAACGGCAGAAGGAGGAGTGTAGAGCTTACATGCAGATGCTGAGG aAGTTGTTCACAGCAATCCGTGCCCTGTTCCTGGCTGTCTGTGTCTTGAAGGTCATTGTGTCCTTGGCTTCCTTGGGAGTAGGTCTTCGAAACTTGTGTGGCCAGAGCTCCCAGCCCCTG aacgAGGAAGGATCAGAGAAGAGGCTACTGGGGGAGAATTCAGTGCCCCCTTCGCCCTCTAGGGAGCAGACCTCCACTGCCATTGTCCTGTGA